A region from the Sphaerodactylus townsendi isolate TG3544 linkage group LG01, MPM_Stown_v2.3, whole genome shotgun sequence genome encodes:
- the HADHB gene encoding LOW QUALITY PROTEIN: trifunctional enzyme subunit beta, mitochondrial (The sequence of the model RefSeq protein was modified relative to this genomic sequence to represent the inferred CDS: inserted 1 base in 1 codon) produces the protein MTSILTCTVRTFPAATTWAARFPVRAFSCSHQLNTAVQPKSKKTLAKNGVKNIVLVDGVRTPFLLSGTSYIDLMPHDLARASLQGLLNRTNVPKEAVDYIVFGTVIQEVKTSNVAREAALGAGFSDKTPAHTVTMACISSNQAMTTGVGLIASGQCDAVIAGGVELMSDVPIRHSRKMRKTMLGLTRAKSLGQRLSLISRIRPDYFAPELPAVAEFSTSETMGHSADRLAAAFAISRAEQDEYALRSHSLAKKAQDDGLLTDVEPFKVPGKDTVVKDNGIRPSSVEQMGKLKAAFIKPYGTVTAANSSFLTDGASAVLLMSEEKALAMGYKPKAYLRDFVYVSQDPKDQLLLGPTYGTPKVLEKAGLTMADIDAFEFHEAFAGQILANLKAMDSDWFAQNYMGRKSKVGLSGKFNNQGPSLGHFGANRRRLXVTAAHRLKKEGGQYGLVAACAAGGQGHAMIVELYPQ, from the exons ATGACATCCATATTGACCTGTACTGTCAGAACCTTTCCAGCTGCCACAACTTGGGCTGCCCGGTTCC CTGTGAGGGCATTCAGCTGTTCACACCAGTTAAATACAGCAG TTCAGCCCAAGAGTAAGAAGACTTTAGCCAAAAATGGGGTGAAGAATATTGTACTGGTGGATGGGGTTCGTACTCCATTTTTGCTGTCAGGAACCTC GTATATAGATCTGATGCCACATGACTTGGCCAGAGCATCCCTACA GGGCTTGCTGAACCGGACCAATGTACCAAAGGAAGCTGTTGACTACATTGTTTTTGGCACTGTTATTCAGGAGGTGAAAACAAGCAATGTTGCTAGAGAG GCTGCCTTGGGAGCTGGCTTCTCAGACAAGACTCCAGCTCACACAGTCACTATGGCTTGCATCTCTTCAAACCAGGCTATGACGACAG GAGTTGGTCTCATTGCTTCtggccagtgtgatgcagtgattgCAGGGGGTGTTGAGCTGATGTCAGATGTTCCCATCAGGCATAGCAGGAAAATGAGGAAGACAATGCTCGGCCTCACAAGGGCAAAGTCCTTGGGTCAGAGGCTGTCCCTGATCTCCAGAATCCGTCCTGATTACTTTGCTCCTGAG CTCCCAGCTGTGGCAGAGTTCTCCACCAGCGAGACCATGGGTCACTCGGCAGACCGACTGGCAGCTGCCTTCGCCATCTCGCGTGCTGAACAAGACGAGTATGCCCTGCGGTCGCACAGCCTGGCCAAGAAAGCCCAGGATGATGGGCTCCTCACCGATGTAGAGCCATTCAAAGTGCCAG GCAAGGACACTGTCGTGAAGGACAACGGAATCCGCCCTTCTTCAGTGGAGCAGATGGGCAAACTGAAAGCTGCGTTTATCAAGCCTTATGGGACTGTCACAGCCGCCAACTCTTCTTTCTTG ACCGATGGAGCCTCAGCGGTCCTGCTGATGTCAGAGGAGAAAGCTCTGGCGATGGGCTACAAACCAAAGGCTTACCTCAG GGATTTTGTGTACGTATCCCAGGACCCGAAGGACCAGCTGCTGCTTGG ccccacctacggtACTCCCAAGGTGCTAGAGAAGGCTGGCCTGACAATGGCAGATATTGATGCGTTTGAGTTTCACGAAGCATTTGCA GGGCAAATTTTAGCTAACCTGAAAGCTATGGATTCAGATTGGTTTGCTCAGAACTATATGGGCAGAAAGTCTAAG GTTGGACTCTCCGGAAAATTCAACAACCAAGGACCGTCACTGGGGCACTTTGGCGCCAATCGCCGCCGCT TAGTAACTGCTGCCCACAGATtgaagaaggagggagggcagTATGGGCTGGTTGCTGCATGTGCTGCTGGAGGACAG GGTCACGCAATGATAGTGGAACTTTACCCACAGTAA
- the ADGRF3 gene encoding adhesion G-protein coupled receptor F3, with the protein MNSAHAQSTLRLVSVPRTVAGTTITITGLGVTTECDPLKGSSRDCRCLPDYRWNDDSCARLQACEAGGIFQSFISVFLPPPCQCLRWTSSDTGYCQSPFSASKVSKSSTLPPKQASAGAEDDLTLSFSLTEGATDVKWYFFHPKWSDAKEIYNGTEITLLQNGSKAVLRVSSSSPDWAGEYICRFRNGSALQEWRQVVTVPLVAADIVQTPSQVSMNCNPLDVLSLQCCIRNRGIPLKASWNPGAPDPVDLVGTEDSLCHSLVLNSCPSSDTTYRCTFESSGLGSVQTTVAVSVIQAGDLFCPGENVQGRWNVTRAGRVAEIPCPTGREGTMLRSCFSSGIWGDVQNNCASKELLSGLHEAQLLQAGLGSPQSEVPWMIEWLKLEVKPDQNQKIYPVDLLTLVITLDIISEVALDSSMQLDSHSVTDLLNTVNWMLDLDPKTTWSEVQARNQSAGSMFLQAIEDLTSLLVPPTSEFNLTLPNLELQSSTFNLTWLGDFNKIFDTDPPLRSHISRKELDEVVHEEQSIIITSLVLKKMDQILPGHYGVDSGHILGSLVMSNAIMSPNGSVTEIDIDMTFGLRNMTSNMEENLMAQCVFWNHNLLEGTGAWSTEGCQSLTTEMTEIIENTINCSCHHLTSFSVLMSINPVPVSFALTFLSKFGVCATILALVASLSIYALVWTSVVKNKVSFFRYTTLANISFSLLVGSSWFLGASLLEVSHESKLCVAAAFFTHLFYLATFFWMLVQALMLCHRLIFVFHHLPIRSVIPAMIAVGYLCPLVLAGATMAAFFPKQNYLQETICWLSASSKAIYAFSIPILIIVAVNLLILFVVLIKLLRPSVSEGSHGEEKKALLGVFKALLILTPVFGLTWGLGVITMTSEASRFVHYAFTILNSLQGVFVLIFACLMDKKVSVPFTRQHTCARFFYECSRAELPPLA; encoded by the exons ATGAACTCTGCTCATGCTCAGAGTACTCTCAGACTTGTGAGTGTCCCTAGGACGGTTGCTGGCACAACAATCACCATCACTGGCCTCGGTGTAACTACGG AGTGTGATCCATTGAAGGGAAGCAGCCGGGACTGCCGCTGCCTTCCAGATTATCGGTGGAACGATGACTCTTGCGCACGCCTACAGGCCTGTGAGGCTGGCGGCATCTTCCAGTCCTTTATCTCCGTCTTCCTTCCGCCCCCCTGCCAGTGTCTTCGCTGGACTTCTTCAGACACTGGTTACTGCCAGTCACCCTTCTCAGCCTCAAAag TCTCAAAAAGCTCAACCCTTCCCCCCAAACAAGCTTCTGCTGGAGCAGAGGATGATCTGACGCTCTCCTTCAGCTTGACAGAAGGAGCCACTGATGTGAAGTGGTACTTTTTCCATCCTAAGTGGAGTGATGCCAAAGAGATTTACAATGGGACAGAAATTACGCTACTGCAAAATGGCTCAAAGGCTGTCCTGAGggtctcttcttcttccccagactGGGCAG GAGAGTATATCTGCCGCTTTCGGAATGGAAGTGCCCTGCAGGAATGGAGGCAGGTAGTTACAGTCCCCCTTGTAGCAGCAGACATCGTCCAGACTCCATCACAAGTCTCAATGAACTGCAACCCCCTGGATGTGCTGTCTCTACAGTGCTGCATCCGAAACAGAGGAATCCCATTGAAAGCGTCCTGGAATCCTGGAGCTCCAGACCCAG TTGACTTGGTGGGCACTGAAGATTCACTCTGCCACTCCCTTGTCCTGAATTCCTGTCCCAGCAGTGACACCACATACCGTTGCACGTTTGAAAGCAGTGGCCTTGGATCCGTACAAACAACTGTGGCAGTGAGCGTGATTCAAG CTGGAGATCTCTTTTGCCCTGGTGAGAACGTGCAGGGTCGGTGGAATGTGACAAGGGCAGGACGGGTGGCTGAGATCCCGTGTCCCACGGGCAGAGAGGGGACAATGCTTCGGAGCTGCTTCTCCAGTGGGATCTGGGGAGACGTCCAAAACAACTGTGCAAGCAAGGAGCTGCTTTCTGGGTTACACGAGGCTCAG TTACTCCAGGCAGGGCTGGGCAGTCCCCAAAGTGAGGTCCCTTGGATGATCGAGTGGCTGAAGTTGGAGGTGAAGCCTGACCAGAACCAGAAGATCTACCCTGTGGACCTTCTGACTCTGGTTATCACCCTGGACATCATCTCTGAGGTGGCTCTGGATTCCAGTATGCAGCTAGACAGCCATTCTGTGACT GACTTGTTGAATACTGTCAACTGGATGCTGGATTTGGACCCCAAGACCACGTGGTCTGAGGTCCAAGCTCGGAATCAGTCAGCTGGCTCCATGTTCCTGCAGGCAATTGAGGACCTCACTAGTCTTCTGGTACCTCCAACCAGCGAGTTCAACTTGACCCTCCCCAACCTTGAACTCCAGAGCTCCACGTTTAACTTGACTTGGCTCGGTGACTTCAACAAAATCTTTGACACGGATCCCCCGCTCCGTTCTCACATCTCCAGGAAAGAACTGGACGAAGTTGTGCACGAAGAGCAGAGCATCATCATCACCAGTCTGGTGCTGAAGAAGATGGATCAGATCCTGCCAGGACATTATGGTGTGGACTCCGGCCACATCCTGGGTAGTTTAGTGATGTCCAATGCCATCATGTCCCCCAATGGGAGTGTGACAGAGATTGATATTGACATGACGTTTGGTCTTCGGAACATGACCTCCAACATGGAGGAGAACCTGATGGCTCAGTGTGTGTTCTGGAATCACAACTTGCTTGAGGGGACAGGAGCCTGGTCTACTGAGGGATGCCAGTCTCTCACCACAGAAATGACTGAAATAATAGAAAATACTATTAACTGTTCCTGCCACCACCTTACTTCCTTCTCTGTCCTCATGTCCATCAACCCTGTGCCTGTCAGCTTTGCCTTGACCTTCCTGAGCAAGTTTGGGGTCTGTGCCACCATTCTTGCTCTTGTCGCCAGCCTGTCCATCTATGCTCTCGTCTGGACGTCCGTGGTGAAGAACAAG gtCTCCTTCTTCCGCTACACCACATTGGCCAACATCTCCTTTTCTCTGCTGGTGGGGAGCTCATGGTTCCTGGGTGCTTCCCTGCTCGAAGTCAGCCACGAAAGCAAGCTCTGTGTGGCTGCTGCTTTCTTCACCCATTTATTCTACCTGGCCACTTTCTTCTGGATGCTGGTCCAGGCTCTCATGCTCTGCCACCGCCTGATCTTTGTCTTCCACCACCTGCCTATCAGGTCCGTCATCCCTGCTATGATCGCCGTAGGCTACCTCTGCCCTCTAGTCCTTGCTGGGGCTACGATGGCTGCCTTCTTCCCTAAGCAGAACTACCTCCAAGAAACCATCTGCTGGCTCAGTGCCAGCAGCAAAGCAATCTACGCCTTTTCTATCCCCATCCTGATCATTGTGGCTGTCAACCTCCTGATCCTGTTTGTGGTGCTGATCAAACTCCTGAGGCCATCGGTGTCAGAAGGATCCcatggagaggaaaagaaggctcTGCTGGGCGTTTTCAAAGCACTGCTTATCCTCACGCCGGTCTTTGGTTTGACTTGGGGGCTGGGGGTCATCACCATGACATCGGAGGCCTCCCGGTTTGTCCATTACGCATTTACTATTCTCAATTCACTTCAG GGTGTTTTTGTTCTGATTTTTGCCTGCCTAATGGACAAGAAGGTTAGTGTGCCTTTCACTCGCCAACATACTTGCGCTCGTTTCTTTTATGAATGTTCTAGAGCTGAGCTGCCACCTCTAGCTTGA